A single window of Gadus morhua chromosome 22, gadMor3.0, whole genome shotgun sequence DNA harbors:
- the LOC115535391 gene encoding sodium-dependent neutral amino acid transporter B(0)AT3-like isoform X1, protein MGKTVDGMKERPKWDNKVQYLLSCIGFAVGLGNVWRFPYLCQIYGGGAFLIPYLIALVFEGLPLLYLEMAIGQRLRTSTIDVWNCISPFLGGVGIASMAVSFLTNLYYNTILAWVLWYFFHSFQEPLPWSQCPLVDNSTAFNKECLDSTPVNYFWYRQTLNITPDIDTSGSLQWTLVICLATAWCVVYICFIRGIETMGKAVYVTATFPYLVLTIFLIKSLTLTGSTDGLIYLFTPDWNVLKNPQVWLDAATQIFFSLSLAFGGLIAFSGYNPEKNNCEQDAVLVGVINSITSIYAAIPIFSILGFKATINYNSCRMSNILSLTNHFEIGDQNMTLDNYEQMLGYLNSTKLEEVAKLELRSCNLQKFLDQSASGTGLAFIVFTEAVIEMPGSQVWAVLLFVMLFSLGLSSTFGSIEPILTPLCDLNLVSKWIPNELVTAGVCLISFLVGMLFTLGSGNYWLEIFDNHVGTTPLLIIAFFELIGVIYFYGMQNFSDDILYMTGKRPNIFWRVCWRFISPLYLLAVFLAYVVIQTQQHPQYLAWNPDYVHFPETEAKDYPGWVFAIIVILSVLPVISIPLVAFYRLICCGLDRKSTKCSGTNPYINSGYEIET, encoded by the exons ATGGGGAAAACGGTGGATGGGATGAAGGAGAGACCTAAATGGGACAACAAAGTCCAGTATCTCCTGTCCTGCATTGGCTTTGCTGTTGGACTTGGGAATGTATGGCGTTTTCCCTATCTGTGCCAAATCTATGGCGGTG GTGCTTTCCTCATCCCCTACCTGATAGCCTTGGTATTTGAGGGCCTTCCCCTGCTCTACCTGGAGATGGCCATCGGACAGAGGCTGCGCACCAGCACCATCGATGTCTGGAACTGCATCTCCCCCTTCCTGGGTGGAGTCG GCATAGCCAGCATGGCGGTGTCGTTCCTGACAAACCTGTACTACAACACCATCCTGGCCTGGGTGCTCTGGTACTTCTTCCACTCTTTCCAGGAACCCCTGCCCTGGAGTCAGTGCCCACTTGTTGACAACTCTACAG CCTTCAACAAGGAATGTTTGGACAGCACGCCGGTCAACTACTTCTGGTACCGCCAGACCCTGAACATAACCCCGGACATCGATACCAGCGGCTCTCTGCAGTGGACGCTGGTCATCTGCTTGGCCACCGCCTGGTGTGTGGTCTACATCTGCTTCATCAGGGGTATCGAGACCATGGGAAAG GCAGTATATGTGACAGCTACCTTCCCCTACCTGGTGCTGACTATATTCCTGATAAAAAGCCTCACTCTGACTGGGTCCACTGATGGCCTGATCTACCTCTTCACTCCCGAT TGGAACGTGCTGAAGAACCCCCAGGTATGGCTGGACGCCGCCACTCAaatcttcttttctctctcattgGCTTTCGGAGGTCTCATCGCCTTCTCCGGTTACAATCCTGAGAA GAATAACTGTGAGCAAGATGCTGTTCTGGTGGGTGTGATCAACAGTATTACATCCATTTATGCAGCCATTCCCATCTTCTCCATTCTGGGCTTCAAGGCCACCATCAACTACAACTCCTGCCGAATGAG CAACATCTTATCTCTAACTAACCACTTTGAGATTGGAGACCAGAACATGACCCTGGACAACTACGAACAGATGCTTGGATATCTGAACAGCACAAAGCTGGAGGAGGTTGCAAAGTTGGAACTAAGGTCCTGCAACCTTCAAAAGTTCCTTGACCAG AGTGCGTCTGGTACCGGCCTGGCGTTCATTGTGTTCACCGAAGCGGTGATAGAGATGCCGGGCTCTCAGGTCTGGGCCGTGCTGCTATTCGTCATGCTCTTCAGCTTGGGCCTGTCCTCCACGTTTGGAAGCATTGAACCCATCCTCACGCCCCTCTGTGACCTAAACCTGGTGTCAAAGTGGATCCCTAATGAGCTTGTCACAG CTGGTGTTTGCTTGATCTCCTTCCTGGTGGGCATGCTGTTCACCCTCGGCTCGGGGAACTACTGGCTGGAGATCTTCGACAACCATGTGGGCACTACGCCACTGCTCATCATCGCCTTCTTCGAGCTGATCGGAGTAATTTATTTCTACGGGATGCAAAA CTTTAGTGACGACATCCTCTACATGACTGGGAAAAGACCAAACATCTTCTGGAGGGTTTGTTGGAGGTTTATCAGTCCACTGTACCTGCTGGCGGTGTTTCTGGCCTATGTGGTTATtcagacccagcagcacccacAGTATCTTGCATGGAACCCTGACTAT GTCCATTTCCCAGAGACAGAAGCAAAGGATTACCCAGGATGGGTGTTTGCTATTATAGTCATCCTCTCTGTGTTGCCGGTGATCTCCATCCCCCTGGTTGCCTTTTACAGACTGATTTGCTGTGGACTTGACAGGAAGTCTACCAAGTGCAGTGGCACCAATCCCTACATCAACAGTGGTTATGAGATAGAAACATAA
- the LOC115535391 gene encoding sodium-dependent neutral amino acid transporter B(0)AT3-like isoform X2, with protein sequence MGKTVDGMKERPKWDNKVQYLLSCIGFAVGLGNVWRFPYLCQIYGGGAFLIPYLIALVFEGLPLLYLEMAIGQRLRTSTIDVWNCISPFLGGVGIASMAVSFLTNLYYNTILAWVLWYFFHSFQEPLPWSQCPLVDNSTAFNKECLDSTPVNYFWYRQTLNITPDIDTSGSLQWTLVICLATAWCVVYICFIRGIETMGKWNVLKNPQVWLDAATQIFFSLSLAFGGLIAFSGYNPEKNNCEQDAVLVGVINSITSIYAAIPIFSILGFKATINYNSCRMSNILSLTNHFEIGDQNMTLDNYEQMLGYLNSTKLEEVAKLELRSCNLQKFLDQSASGTGLAFIVFTEAVIEMPGSQVWAVLLFVMLFSLGLSSTFGSIEPILTPLCDLNLVSKWIPNELVTAGVCLISFLVGMLFTLGSGNYWLEIFDNHVGTTPLLIIAFFELIGVIYFYGMQNFSDDILYMTGKRPNIFWRVCWRFISPLYLLAVFLAYVVIQTQQHPQYLAWNPDYVHFPETEAKDYPGWVFAIIVILSVLPVISIPLVAFYRLICCGLDRKSTKCSGTNPYINSGYEIET encoded by the exons ATGGGGAAAACGGTGGATGGGATGAAGGAGAGACCTAAATGGGACAACAAAGTCCAGTATCTCCTGTCCTGCATTGGCTTTGCTGTTGGACTTGGGAATGTATGGCGTTTTCCCTATCTGTGCCAAATCTATGGCGGTG GTGCTTTCCTCATCCCCTACCTGATAGCCTTGGTATTTGAGGGCCTTCCCCTGCTCTACCTGGAGATGGCCATCGGACAGAGGCTGCGCACCAGCACCATCGATGTCTGGAACTGCATCTCCCCCTTCCTGGGTGGAGTCG GCATAGCCAGCATGGCGGTGTCGTTCCTGACAAACCTGTACTACAACACCATCCTGGCCTGGGTGCTCTGGTACTTCTTCCACTCTTTCCAGGAACCCCTGCCCTGGAGTCAGTGCCCACTTGTTGACAACTCTACAG CCTTCAACAAGGAATGTTTGGACAGCACGCCGGTCAACTACTTCTGGTACCGCCAGACCCTGAACATAACCCCGGACATCGATACCAGCGGCTCTCTGCAGTGGACGCTGGTCATCTGCTTGGCCACCGCCTGGTGTGTGGTCTACATCTGCTTCATCAGGGGTATCGAGACCATGGGAAAG TGGAACGTGCTGAAGAACCCCCAGGTATGGCTGGACGCCGCCACTCAaatcttcttttctctctcattgGCTTTCGGAGGTCTCATCGCCTTCTCCGGTTACAATCCTGAGAA GAATAACTGTGAGCAAGATGCTGTTCTGGTGGGTGTGATCAACAGTATTACATCCATTTATGCAGCCATTCCCATCTTCTCCATTCTGGGCTTCAAGGCCACCATCAACTACAACTCCTGCCGAATGAG CAACATCTTATCTCTAACTAACCACTTTGAGATTGGAGACCAGAACATGACCCTGGACAACTACGAACAGATGCTTGGATATCTGAACAGCACAAAGCTGGAGGAGGTTGCAAAGTTGGAACTAAGGTCCTGCAACCTTCAAAAGTTCCTTGACCAG AGTGCGTCTGGTACCGGCCTGGCGTTCATTGTGTTCACCGAAGCGGTGATAGAGATGCCGGGCTCTCAGGTCTGGGCCGTGCTGCTATTCGTCATGCTCTTCAGCTTGGGCCTGTCCTCCACGTTTGGAAGCATTGAACCCATCCTCACGCCCCTCTGTGACCTAAACCTGGTGTCAAAGTGGATCCCTAATGAGCTTGTCACAG CTGGTGTTTGCTTGATCTCCTTCCTGGTGGGCATGCTGTTCACCCTCGGCTCGGGGAACTACTGGCTGGAGATCTTCGACAACCATGTGGGCACTACGCCACTGCTCATCATCGCCTTCTTCGAGCTGATCGGAGTAATTTATTTCTACGGGATGCAAAA CTTTAGTGACGACATCCTCTACATGACTGGGAAAAGACCAAACATCTTCTGGAGGGTTTGTTGGAGGTTTATCAGTCCACTGTACCTGCTGGCGGTGTTTCTGGCCTATGTGGTTATtcagacccagcagcacccacAGTATCTTGCATGGAACCCTGACTAT GTCCATTTCCCAGAGACAGAAGCAAAGGATTACCCAGGATGGGTGTTTGCTATTATAGTCATCCTCTCTGTGTTGCCGGTGATCTCCATCCCCCTGGTTGCCTTTTACAGACTGATTTGCTGTGGACTTGACAGGAAGTCTACCAAGTGCAGTGGCACCAATCCCTACATCAACAGTGGTTATGAGATAGAAACATAA